One Phenylobacterium hankyongense DNA segment encodes these proteins:
- a CDS encoding UDP-N-acetylmuramoyl-tripeptide--D-alanyl-D-alanine ligase yields MAEPLWTSAEIAAATGGKLAGQPFEATGVSIDTRSIEPGDLFVALGGVRDGHEFVEQAMVQGAAGALASRTVFGSAVMVGDTLKALEQLGGAARERAPQARRGAITGSVGKTSVTQAVMAGLRLAGRAHSSVKSYNNHIGVPLTLARMPRDTERAVFEIGMNHADEIRPLVRMVRPHAVAVTTVGPVHTENFADGEAGVARAKAEIFAGLEPGGIAVLNADNAWFDLLKAEAEKAGATVRTFGTAEGCDARLIDFQAAAGHAVIQARLHGKAMDFPILQTGVHWGLNSMAVLLMLEALDVDLNDSLAALGSFEPLQGRGAEKQVRLAGGAFTLIDESYNANPISMASAIATLGARASAGRRIVALTDMLELGDRARDFHAALAEPLESAGIDLVFCAGPLMKSLWDALPPTRRGGYAESAAELAPQVVRAAEPGDLVMVKGSNGSKASAVAAALAALDSVGRETG; encoded by the coding sequence ATGGCTGAGCCGCTCTGGACCTCGGCGGAGATCGCGGCGGCGACCGGCGGCAAGCTGGCCGGCCAACCGTTCGAAGCCACCGGCGTCTCCATCGACACCCGCTCGATCGAGCCCGGCGACCTGTTCGTGGCGCTGGGCGGCGTCCGCGACGGCCACGAGTTCGTCGAACAGGCGATGGTCCAGGGCGCTGCTGGGGCGTTGGCCTCGCGCACCGTGTTCGGCTCGGCGGTGATGGTCGGCGACACCCTGAAGGCGCTGGAGCAGCTGGGCGGAGCCGCCCGCGAGCGCGCGCCGCAGGCCCGCCGCGGCGCGATCACCGGCTCGGTCGGCAAGACCAGCGTCACCCAGGCGGTGATGGCCGGGCTGCGGCTGGCCGGCCGGGCGCACTCGTCGGTGAAGTCCTACAACAACCACATCGGCGTGCCGCTGACGCTGGCCAGGATGCCTCGCGACACCGAGCGGGCGGTGTTCGAGATCGGCATGAACCACGCCGACGAGATCCGGCCGCTGGTCCGCATGGTGCGGCCGCACGCGGTGGCGGTCACCACGGTCGGCCCGGTGCATACCGAGAACTTCGCCGACGGCGAGGCGGGCGTGGCGCGGGCCAAGGCGGAGATCTTCGCCGGCCTCGAGCCCGGCGGGATCGCCGTGCTCAACGCCGACAACGCCTGGTTCGACCTGCTGAAGGCCGAGGCGGAGAAAGCGGGCGCGACGGTGCGCACCTTCGGGACCGCCGAGGGCTGCGACGCGCGGCTGATCGACTTCCAGGCCGCCGCCGGCCACGCCGTGATCCAGGCGCGCCTGCACGGCAAGGCGATGGACTTCCCGATCCTGCAGACCGGCGTCCACTGGGGGCTGAACAGCATGGCCGTGCTGCTGATGCTGGAGGCCCTCGACGTCGACCTGAACGACAGCCTGGCGGCGCTGGGCTCGTTCGAGCCGCTGCAGGGCCGCGGCGCGGAGAAGCAGGTGCGGCTGGCCGGCGGGGCCTTCACCCTCATCGACGAGAGCTACAACGCCAACCCGATCTCCATGGCCTCGGCGATCGCCACGCTTGGCGCGCGCGCGAGCGCCGGGCGGCGGATCGTCGCGCTGACCGACATGCTGGAACTCGGCGACCGGGCCCGCGACTTCCACGCCGCCCTCGCGGAACCGCTGGAGAGCGCCGGGATCGACCTGGTCTTCTGCGCCGGGCCGCTGATGAAATCCCTCTGGGACGCCCTTCCTCCGACTCGGCGCGGCGGGTACGCCGAGAGTGCGGCGGAACTTGCGCCGCAGGTGGTCCGGGCCGCAGAGCCCGGCGACCTGGTGATGGTGAAGGGCTCCAACGGATCGAAGGCCAGCGCCGTAGCCGCCGCGCTCGCCGCGCTCGATTCCGTGGGCCGGGAGACGGGCTGA
- the mraY gene encoding phospho-N-acetylmuramoyl-pentapeptide-transferase, whose product MFYWLYEQLAAGGHVPVLNIVRYITFRAGMALFTSQLVVVLMGSRFIRWMQAKQGKGQPIRKEGIERHVIEKAGTPTMGGVMILAGLLIGTLLWADLSNVYVWAVVLVTAGYGVLGFLDDYAKVTKQSTEGVSGRVRLLLEAAIAMCAVGMIIVFAAKPPEAPDLLTSVAFPVFKQALVNLHLFYLLFGAFIIVGAANAVNFTDGLDGLATVPVMIASAAFGLIAYLVGNYVFANYLQLHFVPGVGEIAVFCGAMIGAGLGFLWYNAPPAKIFMGDTGSLALGGGVGAVAVATRHEIVLGIIGGLFVAETLSVMIQVGWFKMTGRRVFLMAPIHHHFEKLGWSESTVVIRFWIVAMMLALLGLATLKLR is encoded by the coding sequence ATGTTCTACTGGCTCTACGAGCAGCTGGCGGCCGGCGGACACGTCCCGGTCCTCAACATCGTGCGCTACATCACCTTCCGCGCGGGCATGGCGCTGTTCACCTCGCAGCTGGTCGTCGTGCTGATGGGCTCGCGCTTCATCCGCTGGATGCAGGCCAAGCAGGGCAAGGGCCAGCCGATCCGCAAGGAAGGCATCGAGCGCCACGTCATCGAGAAGGCCGGCACGCCGACCATGGGCGGGGTGATGATCCTCGCCGGCCTGCTGATCGGCACCCTGTTGTGGGCGGACCTGTCCAACGTCTACGTCTGGGCGGTGGTGCTGGTGACCGCCGGCTACGGCGTGCTGGGCTTCCTCGACGACTACGCCAAGGTCACCAAGCAATCGACCGAGGGGGTCTCCGGGCGCGTGCGGCTGCTGCTGGAAGCGGCGATCGCCATGTGCGCCGTCGGCATGATCATCGTCTTCGCGGCCAAGCCGCCGGAGGCGCCGGACCTGCTGACCTCGGTGGCCTTCCCGGTGTTCAAGCAGGCGCTGGTCAACCTGCACCTCTTCTACCTGCTGTTCGGCGCCTTCATCATCGTCGGCGCGGCCAATGCGGTGAACTTCACCGACGGGCTGGACGGCCTGGCCACTGTGCCGGTGATGATCGCCTCGGCGGCGTTCGGCCTGATCGCCTACCTGGTCGGCAACTACGTGTTCGCCAACTACCTGCAGCTGCACTTCGTCCCCGGCGTCGGCGAGATCGCGGTGTTCTGCGGGGCGATGATCGGCGCCGGGCTCGGCTTCCTCTGGTACAACGCCCCCCCGGCCAAGATCTTCATGGGCGACACCGGCTCGCTGGCCTTGGGTGGCGGCGTCGGCGCGGTGGCCGTCGCCACGCGGCACGAGATCGTGCTGGGCATCATCGGCGGGCTGTTCGTCGCCGAGACCCTGTCGGTGATGATCCAGGTCGGCTGGTTCAAGATGACCGGTCGGCGGGTGTTCCTGATGGCCCCGATCCACCACCATTTCGAGAAGCTCGGCTGGTCGGAATCCACCGTGGTGATCCGCTTCTGGATCGTCGCGATGATGCTCGCCCTGCTGGGCCTCGCCACCCTCAAGCTGCGGTAG
- the murD gene encoding UDP-N-acetylmuramoyl-L-alanine--D-glutamate ligase — MIPVRGFEGRTVAVFGLARTGLAAARALMAGGAQVALWDEKPASRAAAQAAGFTLTDLSKAEWTDFAALMLSPGVPLTHPAPHWTVERAREAGVEILGDIELFARTVNAAPEHKRPKIVAVTGTNGKSTTTALIGHICAQAGRDTRIGGNIGVGVLGLEDMHGGAVYVLELSSYQLDLTSSLKPDVAILLNVSPDHLDRHGGMEGYVAAKRRILANQGKGDTAVIGVDDPWGQRICTEITAANRRTIVPISASKAMGRGVYALDGLLYDATGERAVEIADLKRARSLPGRHNWQNAAAAYATAIGLGIPPEEAAEHLMSFPGLAHRMETVAQIGRVRFVNDSKATNADAARQAMSSYPKFHWIVGGQPKTGGIDALADLFPRVEKAYLIGEAAPAFAQTLKGRAPAAECGTMDAAVAQAFADAQASGQEAIILLSPACASFDQFADFEDRGEAFRAAVQGLMTPAVKGVA; from the coding sequence ATGATCCCGGTCCGCGGCTTTGAAGGCAGGACGGTCGCCGTCTTCGGCCTGGCCCGCACGGGGCTGGCGGCGGCGCGTGCGCTGATGGCCGGCGGCGCCCAGGTGGCGCTGTGGGACGAGAAGCCGGCGTCGCGGGCCGCGGCCCAGGCTGCGGGCTTCACCCTGACCGACCTCTCCAAGGCCGAGTGGACCGACTTCGCCGCCCTGATGCTGTCGCCCGGCGTTCCGCTGACCCACCCCGCGCCGCACTGGACCGTGGAGCGGGCGCGCGAGGCCGGGGTGGAGATCCTCGGCGACATCGAGCTGTTCGCCCGCACCGTGAACGCCGCCCCCGAGCACAAGCGGCCGAAGATCGTCGCCGTCACCGGCACCAACGGCAAATCGACCACCACCGCCCTGATCGGCCACATCTGCGCCCAGGCCGGCCGCGACACCCGAATCGGCGGCAACATCGGGGTCGGCGTCCTGGGCCTCGAAGACATGCACGGCGGGGCGGTCTACGTGCTGGAGCTGAGTTCCTACCAGCTCGACCTGACCTCCAGCCTGAAGCCCGACGTGGCGATCCTGCTCAACGTCTCGCCCGACCACCTGGACCGGCACGGGGGGATGGAAGGCTATGTGGCCGCCAAGCGCCGGATCCTCGCCAACCAGGGCAAGGGCGACACCGCGGTGATCGGCGTCGACGATCCCTGGGGCCAGCGGATCTGCACGGAGATCACCGCCGCCAACCGCCGGACCATCGTGCCGATCTCGGCGTCCAAGGCCATGGGCCGCGGCGTCTACGCCCTCGACGGCCTGCTGTACGACGCCACCGGCGAACGGGCCGTGGAGATCGCCGACCTGAAGCGCGCCCGCTCGCTGCCGGGCCGGCACAACTGGCAGAACGCGGCCGCCGCCTACGCCACCGCCATTGGCCTCGGCATTCCGCCGGAAGAGGCCGCCGAGCACCTGATGAGCTTCCCGGGCCTGGCGCACCGGATGGAGACGGTGGCCCAGATCGGCCGCGTCCGCTTCGTCAACGACAGCAAGGCCACCAACGCCGACGCCGCCCGCCAGGCGATGTCGAGCTATCCGAAGTTCCACTGGATCGTCGGCGGCCAGCCGAAGACCGGCGGCATCGACGCCCTGGCCGACCTCTTCCCGCGGGTCGAGAAGGCCTACCTGATCGGCGAGGCGGCGCCGGCCTTCGCCCAGACCCTGAAGGGCCGGGCGCCGGCCGCCGAGTGCGGGACCATGGACGCCGCCGTCGCCCAGGCGTTCGCCGACGCCCAGGCTTCGGGCCAGGAGGCGATCATCCTGCTGTCGCCGGCCTGCGCGTCCTTCGACCAGTTCGCCGATTTCGAGGACCGCGGCGAGGCGTTCCGCGCCGCCGTGCAGGGGCTGATGACGCCGGCCGTCAAAGGCGTGGCATGA
- the ftsW gene encoding putative lipid II flippase FtsW — MTTANQAHAFARSDRSALGVWWWTVDRWMLGVVALLMAIGVALSFASSPAAAARMNIGDPFHFAVRQCVFGAGAAVILLSVSMLEVRGIKRAAFFIWLVAIGIMIALPFFGHNAKGATRWLEVGGFTLQPSEFMKPALIILVAWMFSEGQKGQGVPGVSIAFALYFVSIGLLLIQPDIGQTVLITIAFGAAFWMAGVPLSWVMLLGGVAIAGLSSTYFLFPHVASRVDRFISPDNADTHQVDRAAEAIAAGKLFGRGPGEGVMKRHVPDLHTDFIYSVAAEEYGLIFSLLLISLFAFVVIRGLYRAMKLSDPFEQVAAAGLFVLVGQQAFINVAVNLNMIPTKGMTLPFISYGGSSMLAMGLTLGMALALTRRRPGAYTPTEGLAKAGAFA; from the coding sequence ATGACCACGGCGAACCAGGCGCACGCCTTCGCCCGTTCGGACCGCTCGGCGCTCGGCGTCTGGTGGTGGACGGTGGACCGCTGGATGCTGGGCGTCGTCGCCCTGCTGATGGCGATCGGGGTGGCGCTGTCGTTCGCCTCCAGCCCGGCCGCCGCCGCGCGGATGAACATCGGCGACCCGTTCCACTTCGCCGTGCGCCAGTGCGTGTTCGGCGCCGGCGCGGCGGTGATCCTGCTGAGCGTCTCGATGCTGGAGGTCCGCGGCATCAAGCGGGCCGCCTTCTTCATCTGGCTGGTGGCGATCGGGATCATGATCGCCCTGCCGTTCTTCGGGCACAACGCCAAGGGCGCCACCCGCTGGCTGGAGGTCGGCGGCTTCACCCTGCAGCCGTCGGAGTTCATGAAGCCGGCGCTGATCATCCTGGTCGCCTGGATGTTCTCCGAGGGCCAGAAGGGGCAGGGGGTGCCCGGCGTCTCCATCGCCTTCGCCCTCTATTTCGTCTCCATCGGCCTGTTGCTGATCCAGCCGGACATCGGCCAGACGGTGCTGATCACCATCGCCTTCGGGGCCGCCTTCTGGATGGCGGGGGTGCCGCTGTCCTGGGTGATGTTGCTGGGCGGGGTGGCGATCGCCGGCCTGTCCTCGACCTATTTCCTGTTCCCGCACGTGGCCAGCCGGGTGGACCGGTTCATCAGCCCCGACAACGCCGACACCCACCAGGTGGACCGCGCCGCCGAGGCCATCGCCGCCGGCAAGCTGTTCGGCCGCGGACCGGGCGAGGGGGTGATGAAGCGCCACGTCCCCGACCTGCACACCGACTTCATCTATTCGGTGGCGGCGGAGGAGTACGGGCTGATCTTCTCCCTGCTGCTGATCTCGCTGTTCGCCTTCGTGGTGATCCGCGGACTCTATCGGGCCATGAAGCTGTCGGACCCCTTCGAGCAGGTCGCCGCGGCCGGGCTGTTCGTCCTGGTCGGCCAGCAGGCCTTCATCAACGTGGCGGTGAACCTCAACATGATCCCGACCAAGGGCATGACCCTGCCGTTCATCTCCTACGGCGGCTCCTCGATGCTGGCGATGGGCCTGACGCTGGGCATGGCGCTGGCGCTCACCCGCCGCCGGCCGGGCGCCTATACGCCGACGGAAGGCCTCGCCAAGGCCGGCGCGTTCGCCTAG
- the murG gene encoding undecaprenyldiphospho-muramoylpentapeptide beta-N-acetylglucosaminyltransferase, with translation MRKVAVVAAGGTGGHLFPAQALAEALIARGWRIVLASDERVAGLAQDFPAEHRIGLSAATYKPGDPIGMLRAGLAVFRGASQARAAYRQIGPNVVVGFGGYPSAPALVGAILDRRPTVIHEQNAVMGRANRMLASHVQTVACAFPTLQKAPPKVAGRAIVVGNPVRPPIRALADLPYTPPEPDGPIRLLVTGGSQGARLLSELVPEAIRTLPEGLRQRLIVQQQTRAESMNNARRVYRDALVDAEIAPFFRDIAGRLAAAHLVIGRAGAGTVCEFAVAGKPSILVPLAIAIDDDQGQNAKLLADAGGAEIAREHQLTVDSLSGALEKLLSNPARLARMAAAARSVAIPDAAERLADVVERTARA, from the coding sequence ATGCGTAAAGTCGCCGTCGTCGCCGCCGGAGGCACTGGTGGGCACCTGTTCCCCGCCCAGGCCCTGGCCGAAGCCCTGATCGCGCGCGGCTGGCGCATCGTGCTCGCCTCGGATGAGCGGGTGGCCGGCCTGGCCCAGGACTTCCCCGCCGAGCACCGGATCGGCCTCTCCGCGGCCACCTACAAGCCCGGCGATCCCATCGGCATGCTGCGGGCGGGCCTGGCGGTGTTCCGCGGCGCGAGCCAGGCGCGGGCCGCCTATCGCCAGATCGGGCCCAACGTGGTGGTGGGCTTCGGCGGCTATCCGTCCGCCCCGGCGCTGGTGGGCGCGATCCTCGACCGGCGTCCGACGGTGATCCACGAGCAGAACGCGGTGATGGGCCGCGCCAACCGCATGCTGGCCAGCCACGTGCAGACCGTCGCCTGCGCCTTCCCGACCCTGCAGAAGGCGCCGCCGAAGGTCGCCGGCCGGGCGATCGTGGTCGGCAACCCGGTGCGCCCGCCGATCCGGGCGCTGGCCGACCTGCCGTACACGCCCCCGGAGCCGGACGGGCCGATCCGCCTGCTGGTCACCGGCGGCAGCCAGGGCGCGCGCCTGCTCTCCGAACTGGTGCCGGAGGCGATCCGCACCCTGCCCGAGGGCCTGCGCCAGCGCCTCATCGTGCAGCAGCAGACCCGCGCGGAGTCGATGAACAACGCCCGCCGCGTCTACCGCGACGCGCTGGTGGACGCCGAGATCGCGCCGTTCTTCCGCGACATCGCCGGCCGGCTGGCCGCCGCCCACCTGGTGATCGGCCGGGCCGGGGCCGGCACGGTCTGCGAGTTCGCCGTGGCCGGGAAGCCGTCGATCCTGGTGCCGCTGGCCATCGCCATCGACGACGACCAGGGCCAGAACGCCAAGCTGCTGGCCGACGCCGGCGGCGCGGAGATCGCCCGCGAGCACCAGCTCACCGTCGACAGCCTGTCGGGCGCGCTGGAGAAGCTGCTGAGCAATCCGGCCAGGCTCGCCCGCATGGCCGCCGCGGCGCGGTCGGTCGCCATCCCCGACGCCGCCGAGCGCCTCGCCGACGTGGTCGAGCGGACCGCACGGGCCTGA
- a CDS encoding response regulator, translating into MSDQGWRPFAGSSLTILHTDDDPMNLRVVREILTAFGHTSRQALSGREALDHLGREAFDVVLMDIHMPAMSGIEVVRRLRASVGPERLVPVIALTADVLSRTRAEYLALGFNDFVSKPILVSRLIQSIARAASTPVRPIGRTATG; encoded by the coding sequence ATGAGTGACCAGGGCTGGCGACCGTTTGCCGGATCGAGTCTCACGATCCTGCATACGGACGATGATCCGATGAACCTGCGGGTCGTGCGGGAGATCCTCACGGCTTTCGGCCACACCAGCCGCCAGGCGCTGAGCGGCCGCGAGGCCCTCGACCACCTGGGTCGCGAGGCCTTCGACGTGGTGCTGATGGACATCCACATGCCGGCCATGTCCGGGATCGAGGTGGTCCGCCGGCTGCGCGCCTCGGTGGGTCCGGAGCGGCTGGTCCCGGTGATCGCGCTCACCGCCGACGTCCTGTCGCGCACCAGGGCGGAATACCTGGCGCTGGGGTTCAACGACTTCGTCTCCAAGCCCATCCTGGTCTCGCGGCTGATTCAGAGCATCGCGCGCGCCGCGTCGACGCCCGTCAGGCCGATCGGCAGGACTGCGACCGGCTGA
- the murC gene encoding UDP-N-acetylmuramate--L-alanine ligase has product MTRRPVPFDIGPVHFIGIGGIGMSAIAEIMLRIGYAVQGSDAKASANIERLEKLGAKIFIGHDAAHVDGASAVVYSTAVKADNPEMAAGRERRLPLVRRAEMLAELMRLQFSVAVGGTHGKTTTTSMVATLLDAGGLDPTVVNGGIINAYGTNAKVGAGDWIVVEADESDGTFLKLKSTVAIVTNIDPEHLDHYGDFDAVKKAFRDFVENIPFYGFAAVCTDHPEVQAMAARVENRRVVTYGVNPQAEVRAEKITMGPEGACFDVAIRPHDAEPLRYEDLRLPMAGHHNVMNALAAIAVARELGVTADDIRKGLAAFGGVRRRFTTTGVANGVRVIDDYGHHPVEIAAVLTAARAVSEGRVIAVVQPHRYSRLHDLFDEFCQCFNDADVVIVADVYAAGEAPLEGVNRDTLAEGLRRHGHRRVLPLDGPQALAGLVAEETRAGDVVVMLGAGDITTWSYALPGELQALEQAAE; this is encoded by the coding sequence ATGACCCGACGCCCCGTGCCCTTCGACATCGGCCCCGTGCATTTCATCGGCATCGGCGGCATCGGCATGAGCGCCATCGCCGAGATCATGCTGCGCATCGGCTATGCGGTGCAGGGCTCCGACGCCAAGGCCAGCGCCAACATCGAGCGGCTGGAGAAGCTGGGCGCGAAGATCTTCATCGGCCACGACGCCGCGCACGTGGATGGCGCCTCGGCGGTCGTCTACTCGACCGCCGTGAAGGCCGACAATCCGGAGATGGCGGCCGGCCGCGAACGGCGGCTGCCGCTGGTCCGTCGCGCCGAGATGCTGGCCGAGCTGATGCGGCTGCAGTTCTCGGTGGCGGTGGGCGGCACCCACGGCAAGACCACCACCACCTCGATGGTGGCGACGCTGCTGGACGCCGGGGGCCTGGATCCGACCGTGGTCAACGGCGGCATCATCAACGCCTACGGCACCAACGCCAAGGTCGGGGCCGGCGACTGGATCGTCGTCGAGGCCGACGAGAGCGACGGCACCTTCCTGAAGCTCAAGTCGACGGTGGCCATCGTCACCAACATCGACCCGGAGCACCTGGACCACTACGGCGACTTCGACGCGGTGAAGAAGGCGTTCCGCGACTTCGTGGAGAACATCCCCTTCTACGGCTTCGCCGCGGTCTGCACCGACCATCCGGAGGTCCAGGCGATGGCGGCGCGGGTCGAGAACCGGCGGGTGGTGACCTATGGCGTCAACCCGCAGGCCGAGGTGCGGGCCGAGAAGATCACCATGGGCCCGGAGGGCGCCTGCTTCGACGTGGCGATCCGGCCGCACGACGCCGAGCCGCTGCGCTACGAGGACCTGCGCCTGCCGATGGCCGGCCACCACAACGTCATGAACGCGCTCGCCGCCATCGCCGTGGCCCGCGAGCTGGGCGTGACGGCCGATGACATCCGCAAGGGCCTGGCCGCGTTCGGAGGCGTGCGGCGGCGCTTCACGACCACGGGCGTCGCCAATGGCGTGCGCGTGATCGACGACTACGGCCACCACCCGGTGGAGATCGCCGCGGTGCTGACGGCCGCCCGCGCGGTGAGCGAGGGCCGGGTGATCGCGGTCGTCCAGCCGCACCGCTATTCGCGCCTGCACGACCTGTTCGACGAGTTCTGCCAGTGCTTCAACGACGCCGACGTGGTGATCGTGGCCGACGTCTACGCCGCCGGCGAGGCGCCGCTGGAGGGCGTCAACCGCGACACCCTGGCGGAGGGCCTGCGCCGCCACGGCCACCGTCGGGTGCTGCCGCTGGACGGCCCGCAGGCGCTGGCCGGCCTGGTCGCCGAGGAGACGCGCGCCGGCGACGTCGTGGTGATGCTGGGGGCCGGCGACATCACCACCTGGTCCTACGCCCTGCCGGGCGAGCTGCAGGCCCTGGAGCAGGCGGCGGAATGA
- the murB gene encoding UDP-N-acetylmuramate dehydrogenase: protein MSWRDRLPAVRGRILQDEPLGPFTWFRVGGPAEVIFLPQDEDDLAAFLQGVDAAVPVTVLGVGSNTLVRDGGVEGVVIRLGKAFATVEPRGEARIFSGAAVLDATLAREAGKAGIAGLEFYRGVPGSIGGALVMNAGCYGSETKDVLVEAYAVTRAGARLTLSNAELEYSYRKSARAAAEPLIFTGALFQGRPDDPAAIEARMAEITARRETTQPIREKTGGSTFKNPPGHSSWKLVDEAGWRGRPYGGAMFSPLHANFLINTGEATAADLEGLGEAVRADVKAKFGVDLDWEIKRVGKPR from the coding sequence ATGAGCTGGCGCGATCGACTGCCGGCGGTCCGCGGCCGGATCCTGCAGGACGAGCCGCTGGGCCCCTTCACCTGGTTCCGGGTCGGCGGCCCCGCCGAGGTGATCTTCCTGCCGCAGGACGAGGACGACCTGGCCGCCTTCCTCCAGGGGGTCGATGCGGCCGTCCCGGTGACGGTGCTCGGCGTCGGCTCCAACACCCTGGTGCGGGACGGCGGCGTCGAGGGCGTGGTGATCCGCCTGGGCAAGGCCTTCGCCACGGTCGAGCCGCGCGGCGAGGCGCGGATCTTCTCCGGCGCGGCGGTGCTCGACGCCACGCTGGCGCGGGAGGCCGGCAAGGCGGGGATCGCCGGGCTGGAGTTCTATCGCGGCGTGCCGGGGTCGATCGGTGGGGCGCTGGTGATGAACGCCGGCTGCTACGGGTCGGAGACCAAGGACGTCCTGGTGGAGGCCTATGCGGTGACGCGAGCCGGGGCGCGGCTGACGCTGTCCAACGCCGAGCTGGAGTACAGCTACCGCAAGTCGGCGCGGGCGGCGGCCGAGCCGCTGATCTTCACCGGCGCCCTGTTCCAGGGCCGGCCCGACGATCCCGCCGCCATCGAGGCGCGGATGGCCGAGATCACCGCGCGGCGCGAGACCACCCAGCCGATCCGCGAGAAGACCGGCGGCTCGACGTTCAAGAACCCGCCCGGCCACTCGTCGTGGAAGCTGGTGGATGAGGCCGGCTGGCGCGGCAGGCCGTACGGCGGGGCGATGTTCTCGCCGCTGCACGCCAACTTCCTGATCAACACCGGGGAGGCGACCGCGGCCGACCTTGAGGGCCTGGGCGAGGCGGTCCGCGCGGACGTGAAGGCCAAGTTCGGCGTCGACCTCGACTGGGAGATCAAGCGGGTCGGCAAGCCGCGCTAG
- a CDS encoding PaaI family thioesterase, with product MPATALDHLPRPPCAELLGWRLLDARPADGWVRIGFEGRPEFLNPAGYIQGGLLAAMLDDTMGPAVFIHTEGALYTASIDFNVSFMAPASPGPLFGEGQVVRLGKSIGFVEARLLDPAGDLIARATSSVRLIPAAKALGGPS from the coding sequence ATGCCCGCCACCGCGCTCGACCATCTGCCGCGCCCGCCCTGCGCCGAGTTGCTCGGCTGGCGGCTGCTCGACGCCCGGCCCGCCGACGGCTGGGTCCGCATCGGCTTCGAGGGCCGGCCGGAATTCCTGAACCCCGCGGGCTACATCCAGGGCGGGCTGCTGGCGGCCATGCTCGACGACACCATGGGCCCCGCGGTCTTCATCCACACCGAGGGCGCGCTCTACACCGCCTCCATCGACTTCAACGTCAGCTTCATGGCCCCAGCCAGCCCCGGCCCCTTGTTCGGCGAGGGCCAGGTCGTGCGGCTCGGCAAGAGCATCGGCTTCGTGGAGGCCCGGCTGCTGGACCCCGCCGGCGACCTGATCGCCCGCGCCACCTCCAGCGTGCGGCTGATCCCGGCCGCCAAAGCACTGGGCGGGCCCAGCTAG